A genomic stretch from Arachis stenosperma cultivar V10309 chromosome 3, arast.V10309.gnm1.PFL2, whole genome shotgun sequence includes:
- the LOC130969344 gene encoding putative proline-rich receptor-like protein kinase PERK11 → MKFTGHNATATQRGGTGAGGGGRGRNLLVGVKLDPWSRELLTWTLLKVAEPGDVVIALHAVSSENAASMLSLVKAFDSVLGVYEGFCHLKQVELKLKVCRGTSARKLLVQEAESLGADTVILGTSQSFYALRSSAAIAKYCAKKLPKCVSVFAVDSGKVAFRREATVMSSDQVKLNASPSFISKSLTKKRSQKSNECCVRLLVLPDSSTTTHKEGLADSHRQENSLALVPIQKPDGASNYSIPVVKSDCSKPDSSAALPKEGLNDSQENSLALVPIQKPDDACSYSNAVVKPDRLKHGWLLLRQVFLPKRNKQKSLVKNTPSFHMASEQPNSPSAVVHVDEEQNIDPIGDCNLDAESGAIVPYESDDIATPSPLFCHSSVTPEELLALQEKYSSSCKLYSFQELVSATANFSSENLVGIGGCSHVYRGCLAEGKELAIKILKPSENAIKDFVKEIEIVTTLHHKNIISLSGFCIHSNNLLLVSDLLSRGSLEENLYGNKNDCRAFGWQERYKVAVGVAEALNHLHNRSAHPVIHRDVKSSNILLSDDFEPQLSDFGLASWGASSSHTSTDVAGTFGYLAPEYFMHGKVTDKIDVYAFGVVLLELLSSKKPINNVCPKVQQSLVTWATPILKEGKLSELLDPSLGSDYNHSHIQRMVLAATLCIRRSFRWRPHISLILKLLQGVEEVIRWAEEEVNASEELDRLDGEPVSIDIQSHLSLALLDIEDDTDSISSTEQFISTEDYFRRRCSRSSSFA, encoded by the exons ATGAAGTTCACCGGCCACAATGCCACCGCCACCCAGCGCGGAGGAACCGGAGCCGGAGGCGGAGGCCGTGGCCGGAATCTCCTCGTTGGTGTGAAGTTGGATCCCTGGAGCCGGGAGCTGCTGACGTGGACGCTCCTCAAGGTCGCCGAGCCCGGCGACGTCGTCATTGCGCTTCACGCCGTCTCCTCAG AGAATGCTGCATCTATGCTCTCTCTTGTGAAGGCTTTTGATTCAGTTCTTGGTGTGTACGAAGGCTTCTGCCACTTGAAGCAG GTTGAGCTGAAGCTTAAAGTGTGTAGAGGCACATCGGCGCGGAAACTGCTTGTGCAGGAAGCGGAATCTCTTGGTGCTGATACGGTTATTTTAGGAACTTCTCAGAGCTTTTACGCGCTCCGGTCTTCGGCAGCCATTGCCAAATACTGCGCAAAGAAATTGCCTAAGTGTGTATCTGTATTTGCTGTTGATAGTGGCAAAGTTGCATTCCGCAGAGAAGCTACTGTTATGAGTAGTGATCAAG TAAAACTAAATGCAAGCCCCTCCTTCATAAGCAAATCTTTAACGAAAAAGAGAAGCCAGAAGAGCAATGAATGCTGTGTACGGCTGTTAGTGTTGCCAGATAGTTCTACAACCACACATAAGGAGGGGTTGGCTGATAGTCATAGACAGGAAAATTCACTGGCTTTAGTGCCAATTCAAAAGCCTGATGGTGCTTCTAATTATTCGATTCCGGTGGTCAAATCAGACTGTTCAAAACCAGATAGTTCTGCAGCTCTACCTAAGGAAGGGTTGAATGATAGTCAGGAAAATTCACTGGCTTTGGTGCCAATTCAGAAGCCTGATGATGCTTGTAGCTATTCGAATGCAGTGGTCAAACCAGACCGTCTAAAACATGGTTGGTTGCTACTGCGCCAGGTGTTTCTGCCAAAAAGGAATAAGCAGAAATCTTTGGTGAAAAATACCCCTTCTTTTCACATGGCATCAGAACAACCCAACTCTCCTTCTGCTGTAGTCCATGTTGATGAGGAACAGAATATTGATCCTATTGGCGATTGCAACCTAGATGCAGAGAGTGGTGCCATTGTGCCATATGAATCGGATGATATTGCTACTCCTTCTCCACTTTTTTGTCATTCCAGTGTCACTCCTGAAGAATTGTTGGCCTTACAAGAGAAATACTCATCTTCCTGCAAATTGTATAGTTTCCAAGAACTTGTATCCGCAACAGCAAACTTCTCGAGTG AAAATTTGGTTGGAATAGGTGGGTGTAGTCATGTTTACAGAGGATGTCTTGCAGAGGGCAAGGAATTGGCAATCAAAATTTTGAAGCCATCTGAAAATGCTATAAAAGATTTTGTTAAGGAAATTGAGATCGTCACAACTTTGCATCATAAGAACATAATATCTCTATCTGGATTTTGTATTCACAGCAATAATTTACTACTGGTTTCTGATCTTTTATCAAGGGGAAGCTTAGAAGAAAACCTTTATG GCAACAAGAATGATTGCAGGGCATTTGGTTGGCAAGAGAGGTACAAGGTAGCTGTGGGTGTAGCTGAGGCATTAAACCATCTGCATAATCGATCTGCACATCCTGTGATCCATAGGGATGTAAAATCTTCTAATATCCTTCTTTCAGATGATTTTGAGCCTCAG CTGTCAGATTTCGGACTGGCTAGTTGGGGTGCTTCTTCATCCCATACAAGTACTGATGTAGCTGGAACTTTTGG ATACTTAGCTCCTGAGTATTTTATGCATGGTAAAGTGACTGACAAAATTGATGTATATGCTTTTGGTGTTGTACTTCTTGAGCTTCTCTCAAGTAAGAAGCCAATTAATAATGTATGTCCTAAGGTCCAACAGAGTCTTGTTACGTGG GCAACGCCAATTTTGAAGGAAGGAAAGCTTTCTGAGTTACTTGATCCAAGTCTAGGTAGTGATTACAACCATTCTCACATTCAAAGAATGGTTCTAGCTGCGACTCTTTGCATTAGACGATCTTTTAGATGGCGGCCTCATATCAGCCTT ATCTTGAAGCTCCTACAAGGTGTTGAAGAAGTGATAAGATGGGCAGAAGAAGAAGTTAATGCATCGGAGGAGCTTGACAGATTAGATGGGGAGCCAGTTTCAATTGATATTCAGTCGCATCTAAGCCTTGCTTTGCTGGACATAGAGGATGATACAGATTCAATTAGTAGCACTGAGCAGTTTATATCAACTGAAGACTATTTTAGGAGAAGATGTAGTCGCTCGTCAAGTTTTGCCTAG
- the LOC130965628 gene encoding protein CHROMATIN REMODELING 24, with protein MERSVSRTHKKPMSLNDSHYRFLQDLSAHPKSKPSPSPSPSASEEKEHDETPIQSDDHTIPRFSAITDFDSPIGPDSEEKPSSIEVKPPRSSPKEISQASLGTTRNDEKKTKLKLQGRRRLCKVATSDDCDKEAAVDESRFDELIELDSPLPAPKNVIQIDESVGKNDIRDILNELNSKFELLSVERKRETKQVKPIEGSSALFRGKETYEDDEVVEFGSAGSSFSPQQDPSNDQSQGAKYAVGDAGIEYVEDDESPAKFAGGDGGIEYVQDDDSDDSVEELVNFEPKGDGSITLPGPKYTFKLPSKIAKMLYPHQRDGLKWLWSLHCLGKGGILGDDMGLGKTMQMCGYLAGLFHSRIIKRALIVAPKTLLPHWIKELSAVGLSEKTREYFGTNTKAREYELQYILQDKGVLLTTYDIVRNNSKSLRGSYHFDDEDNEDGATWDYMILDEGHLIKNPSTQRAKSLLEIPCSHRIIISGTPLQNNLKELWALFNFCCPELLGDNKWFKEKFEVPILRGNDKHATDRDKRVGSAIAKDLRDRIQPYFLRRLKSEVFNQDDDKTTAKLSKKEEIIVWLRLTSIQRHLYEAFLKSEIVLSAFDGSPLAALTILKKICDHPLLLTKRAAEDVLEGMDSMLKPEEVNVAEKLAMHIADVTDTDRFKNEHGHDVSCKISFIMSLLDNLIPEGHSVLIFSQTRKMLNIIQECLASKGYDFLRIDGTTKACDRLRIVNEFQAGASAPIFLLTSQVGGLGLTLTRADRVIVVDPAWNPSTDNQSVDRAYRIGQKKDVLVYRLMTCGTVEEKIYRKQVYKGGLFRTATEQKEQTRYFSQQDLRELFSLPKEGFDVSVTQRQLDEEHDGQHTVNDTFKAHIEFLRSQGIAGVSHHSLLFSKTGPVQAAPEDDDMTRRNQGTRYIGTSVSSSSNDRMADGAEFAFKPKDLDRSKKGFSPSSDGKMTESEIKDRIKRLSQTLSNTAMISRLPDKGAKLQKRLTELNSELARLGMEERTGADLDDFTSEFQRVLNV; from the exons ATGGAAAGGAGCGTTAGCAGAACCCACAAGAAGCCAATGAGCCTTAACGACTCTCATTATCGCTTCCTTCAAGACCTCTCCGCTCATCCTAAATCCAAaccctctccctctccctctccctctgCCTCCG AGGAGAAGGAGCACGATGAAACTCCCATTCAATCAGATGATCATACTATTCCCCGATTCTCTGCTATCACCGACTTCGATTCTCCTATCG GGCCTGACTCGGAGGAGAAACCCTCTTCCATCGAGGTCAAACCTCCGCGCTCTTCTCCGAAGGAAATTTCACAGGCTTCATTGGGGACAACGCGTA ATGACGAGAAGAAGACCAAGCTGAAGTTGCAGGGTCGTCGCCGCCTCTGCAAAGTTGCGACTTCAGACGATTGTGATAAGGAGGCAGCGGTTGATGAATCCAGGTTCGATGAGCTCATCGAGCTTGATTCGCCACTTCCGGCACCCAAAAACGTGATCCAGATTGACGAGAGTGTCGGTAAGAACGACATTAGGGATATTTTGAATGAGTTGAATTCAAAGTTCGAGTTGCTGTCAGTTGAGAGGAAGCGAGAGACGAAGCAGGTGAAACCGATTGAGGGTTCTTCAGCTTTGTTTAGAGGAAAGGAAACTTATGAGGATGATGAGGTCGTAGAGTTCGGGAGTGCGGGGTCTTCATTCTCTCCACAGCAGGATCCGAGTAACGACCAGTCACAGGGTGCCAAGTATGCTGTTGGTGATGCCGGAATTGAGTATGTGGAAGATGATGAGTCTCCTGCCAAGTTTGCTGGTGGTGATGGTGGAATTGAGTATGTGCAAGATGATGACTCAGATGATTCTGTTGAAGAATTGGTTAATTTTGAGCCAAAGGGTGATGGCTCCATCACTCTGCCAGGCCCCAAATATACTTTTAAGTTGCCCTCTAAAATTGCGAAAATGTTGTATCCACATCAGAGGGATGGATTGAAGTGGCTCTGGTCTTTGCATTGTTTGGGTAAAGGTGGAATCTTGGGAGATGACATGGGTTTGGGGAAAACAATGCAG ATGTGTGGCTATCTTGCTGGACTCTTTCATTCTCGAATTATTAAAAGGGCATTGATTGTGGCCCCAAAAACCTTGTTGCCCCATTGGATCAAGGAATTATCCGCTGTTGGTCTTTCTGAAAAGACGAGAGA ATATTTTGGAACTAATACAAAAGCCAGAGAATATGAACTTCAGTACATACTTCAG GATAAAGGTGTTCTTCTAACAACGTATGATATTGTCCGCAACAATTCTAAGTCCTTGCGAGGGAGTTATCATTTTGATGATGAGGACAATGAAGATGGTGCCACATGGGATTATATGATCCTTGATGAG GGGCACCTTATAAAGAACCCAAGCACACAGAGAGCTAAAAGTTTGCTTGAGATACCATGTAGCCACCGCATTATCATTAGTGGCACACCATTGCAAAATAATCTTAAG GAGTTGTGGGCTTTGTTCAATTTCTGCTGCCCTGAGTTACTTGGTGACAATAAATG GttcaaagaaaaatttgaagtaCCCATACTTCGTGGAAATGACAAACATGCTACGGACAGAGATAAGCGTGTGGGATCTGCTATAGCAAAG GACTTAAGAGATCGTATTCAACCTTACTTTTTGCGACGTTTGAAGAGTGAGGTTTTCAATCAAGATGATGACAAAACAACTGCAAAACTTTCCAAGAAAGAAGAGATTATTGTTTGGCTTCGATTGACTAGTATTCAG CGACATCTTTATGAAGCATTTTTGAAGAGTGAGATTGTTCTCTCAGCATTTGATGGCTCGCCACTTGCTGCCCTTACG ATTTTGAAGAAAATATGTGATCATCCACTTCTGTTGACAAAGCGGGCAGCTGAGGATGTATTGGAAGGGATGGACTCAATGCTAAAGCCAGAAGAAGTTAATGTTGCTGAAAAATTGGCGATGCACATAGCAGATGTTACAGACACAGATAGGTTCAAAAATGAGCATGGTCATGATGTATCATGCAAAATTTCTTTCATCATGTCATTATTG GATAATCTGATCCCAGAAGGGCATAGTGTCCTTATCTTTTCTCAGACTCGCAAAATGCTTAACATTATTCAG GAATGCCTAGCATCCAAAGGTTATGACTTTCTACGGATTGATGGAACAACAAAAGCCTGTGACAGATTAAGGATTGTTAAT GAATTCCAAGCAGGTGCAAGTGCCCCTATATTTCTGTTGACATCTCAAGTAGGTGGTTTAGGACTCACACTCACAAGAGCAGATCGTGTTATTGTTGTTGATCCTGCTTGGAACCCAAG TACGGATAACCAAAGTGTTGACCGTGCATATCGTATTGGTCAAAAGAAAGATGTTCTTGTTTATAGACTGATGACATGTGGAACTGTTGAAGAAAAGATCTATAGGAAGCAG GTATATAAAGGAGGATTATTCAGAACTGCTACTGAACAAAAAGAACAAACTCGCTACTTTAGTCAGCAG GATCTTAGGGAGCTTTTCAGCCTTCCAAAAGAGGGGTTTGATGTATCTGTTACCCAACGACAATTGGATGAGGAGCATGATGGTCAACATACAGT GAATGACACTTTTAAAGCACATATAGAATTCCTGAGAAGTCAAGGTATAGCAGGAGTTAGCCACCATAGTTTACTCTTTTCCAAAACAGGACCAGTTCAAGCTGCTCCTGAAGATGATGATATGACGAG GAGGAATCAAGGGACTAGATATATTGGTACTTCAGTatcgtcttcttcaaatgaccGAATGGCTGATGG AGCTGAGTTTGCCTTTAAACCCAAGGATTTAGATCGAAGCAAAAAGGGTTTTTCCCCTAGCAGCGATGGTAAAATGACAGAGTCGGAAATCAAAGATAGAATTAAGCGGCTCTCTCAAACTCTGTCAAATACG GCGATGATTTCTAGATTACCGGATAAGGGGGCGAAACTACAGAAAAGGTTGACGGAGCTGAATTCGGAGCTTGCCAGATTAGGGATGGAAGAAAGAACTGGTGCTGATCTGGATGATTTCACCAGTGAGTTTCAAAGAGTGTTGAATGTATAG